From Anopheles coluzzii chromosome 3, AcolN3, whole genome shotgun sequence, the proteins below share one genomic window:
- the LOC120955617 gene encoding U3 small nucleolar RNA-associated protein 25 homolog, which yields MGPRRSIFKKPRGKGGGGRQQQGYMSKDMKKKLKKEQAGRPPPTRFQRSLKHIERAQEATQAQKRQIEAERKYRQESNASFGGDAFSSSEEEEEEEGQADGEDGTAFEELAVEFNGPLGRTVIDSADESEEEEPVDEEMDEEEMGEEEEMDGEDEAAGMADEEEEENEDEDEALKLGSEASESEDEEHELEEEDPNDLSTDDDDDGAETNDPYMQHTAFNLSPAMLETIAAERPRVEQSKLSFPGLGNVLVELPKCGTVGKRPEPRGIFETERYAKPGTLPTVPDPDAPIDWKALHVKDKIARNITEPLDALQRDTFAILNAYQDLHVTQRSFENADRFRYVYCLHALNHVLKAVSKMQHHTVKLQAAKAAGRKRKKPAEDQFRRKLKVATVDEDPSGGLECRDQGFVRPKVLIVVPFRESALQCVTVLKRLFAGEGQEKGVLNWKRFTEEYGGASMAFPRKNPKPADYERTFAGNIDDNFRLSIAFNRSTMKLYAKYYSSDMIIASPLGLRMAIGAKGEKYRDYDFLASIELLIVDQAEVCYAQNWDHLLHVMEHLHHQPKSTEYTEFSRVREWCLSGWSKFYRQSVLLSAFELPDFRSLYNKHFRNYRGKVRTVARRDQQAAGTIRRVVVPVAQNFQRVETSTLDGAGLARFAHFVNVILPQARTVAMARCMIYVPSYFDYVRLRNHFKKEEISFTQICEYTPDGKIARARDMFFHGSKHFLLYSERAHFFRRHRIRGVRHLIFYGPPVFPHFYPELVNLMMKENQNPQDGVDDASMTVTVVYTRYDTYQLTEMVGMERANAMIKAPRSVHRFSTDQK from the coding sequence ATGGGTCCGCGGCGCTCGATATTCAAGAAGCCGCGGGGCAAGGGTGGCGgcggcaggcagcagcagggcTACATGAGCAAAGACATGAAGAAGAAGCTGAAGAAGGAGCAGGCCGGTCGGCCGCCGCCGACGCGCTTCCAGCGCAGCCTCAAGCACATCGAGCGGGCACAGGAAGCGACCCAGGCCCAGAAGCGCCAGATCGAGGCGGAGCGCAAGTACCGCCAGGAGTCGAATGCGTCCTTCGGTGGGGATGCCTTCAGCTCGagcgaagaggaggaggaggaagagggaCAAGCGGACGGTGAGGATGGAACAGCGTTCGAGGAGCTGGCGGTAGAGTTTAACGGCCCGCTGGGCCGGACGGTGATTGACAGTGCGGACGAAAGCGAGGAGGAAGAGCCTGTTGACGAGGAGATGGACGAGGAGGAAATGGGGGAAGAGGAAGAGATGGACGGGGAAGACGAGGCAGCGGGAATGGctgacgaggaggaggaagaaaatgaagatgaagatgaagcGCTTAAATTGGGATCGGAAGCGAGCGAATCAGAGGACGAGGAGCATGAGCTAGAGGAGGAAGACCCCAACGACCTGTCGacggacgatgacgacgatggtgCGGAGACGAACGATCCGTACATGCAGCATACGGCGTTCAACCTAAGCCCGGCCATGCTGGAAACGATTGCAGCCGAGCGGCCACGTGTCGAGCAGTCCAAGCTGTCCTTTCCCGGGCTCGGCAACGTGCTGGTCGAGCTGCCAAAATGCGGCACCGTCGGCAAGCGCCCGGAACCGCGGGGCATCTTCGAGACGGAACGGTACGCCAAACCGGGCACACTGCCGACGGTCCCGGATCCGGACGCACCGATCGACTGGAAGGCGCTGCACGTGAAGGACAAGATTGCGCGCAACATTACCGAGCCGCTCGATGCGCTGCAGCGGGACACGTTCGCGATACTGAACGCGTACCAGGATCTGCACGTGACGCAGCGCAGCTTCGAGAATGCGGACCGCTTCCGGTACGTGTACTGTCTGCACGCGCTCAATCACGTGCTGAAGGCGGTGAGCAAGATGCAGCACCACACGGTCAAGCTCCAGGCGGCGAAGGCGGCAGGGCGGAAGAGGAAAAAGCCAGCCGAGGATCAATTCCGCCGGAAGCTGAAGGTGGCGACGGTCGACGAGGACCCATCCGGTGGGCTGGAGTGTCGCGACCAGGGCTTCGTCCGGCCGAAGGTGCTGATTGTGGTGCCGTTCCGCGAGTCCGCCCTGCAGTGCGTGACCGTGCTGAAGCGGCTGTTTGCGGGCGAGGGGCAGGAGAAGGGCGTGCTCAATTGGAAGCGCTTCACGGAGGAGTACGGCGGTGCGTCGATGGCCTTTCCGCGCAAAAACCCCAAACCGGCCGACTACGAGCGTACGTTCGCGGGCAACATCGACGACAACTTCCGGCTGTCGATCGCGTTCAACCGCTCGACGATGAAGCTGTACGCGAAGTACTACTCGTCCGACATGATCATTGCGTCCCCGCTCGGGCTGCGCATGGCGATCGGGGCGAAGGGCGAGAAGTACCGGGACTACGACTTTCTCGCGAGCATCGAGCTGCTGATCGTCGACCAGGCGGAGGTGTGCTACGCCCAGAACTGGGACCACCTGCTGCACGTGATGGAGCATCTGCACCACCAGCCGAAGAGCACCGAGTACACGGAGTTTTCGCGCGTCCGCGAATGGTGCCTGTCCGGCTGGTCCAAGTTCTACCGCCAGTCGGTGCTGCTGTCCGCGTTCGAGCTGCCCGACTTTCGCTCGCTCTACAACAAGCACTTTCGCAACTATCGCGGCAAGGTGCGGACGGTCGCGCGCCGCGACCAGCAGGCGGCCGGCACGATCCGGCGCGTGGTCGTGCCGGTGGCGCAGAACTTTCAGCGCGTCGAGACGAGCACGCTGGACGGAGCGGGGCTGGCCCGGTTCGCGCACTTCGTGAACGTCATCCTGCCGCAGGCCCGCACGGTCGCGATGGCCCGCTGCATGATCTACGTGCCGAGCTACTTCGACTATGTGCGGTTGCGCAACCACTTTAAGAAGGAGGAAATCAGCTTCACGCAGATCTGCGAGTACACGCCGGACGGGAAGATTGCGCGAGCGCGGGATATGTTCTTTCACGGCAGCAAGCATTTTCTGCTGTACTCGGAGCGGGCGCACTTCTTCCGCCGCCACCGGATACGGGGCGTGCGGCATCTGATCTTTTACGGGCCGCCCGTCTTCCCGCACTTCTACCCGGAGCTGGTCAACCTGATGATGAAGGAGAATCAGAACCCGCAGGACGGCGTGGACGACGCGTCGATGACGGTGACCGTGGTGTACACGCGGTACGACACGTACCAGCTGACCGAGATGGTTGGGATGGAGCGGGCGAACGCGATGATCAAGGCACCACGCTCGGTGCATCGCTTCTCGACCGATCAGAAGTGA
- the LOC120955619 gene encoding uncharacterized protein LOC120955619 isoform X1 codes for MVSDSQKRKAIREFLIPDTLKDDIAYCQRSLRDCVKVHQYFAQRYNSLSAIQQGQVKQYLLELEDEMRAIGKEQSGLVQDLARRLKHFQRKTATEKHIELGDDLANGYVAWVLSSHAEIQCSAAYVPHAVSERLNESQLYQKYPLLSCAAAEAATTAQPEQERKPDTVRLRKRPVLQTSLLKPKEERDLLHNNNNTTALKEKPSPAARSPPSCTMSTPPPPVMPGPARTGNRRKTPPEQPLVPTKMLRSRSTTPVVVTVLKQEPKQELLEPEPPTTAVNDTEDRATPPIVIRESAAVKRGRSNLLQALSKVKTTQKPATKSLPPTATTTSTTSPPGSASKSARNCRAGSVSASSDSSNSRASTPGTSGGAAVPPKQTDEPVSAERLPPLSLPPLPPEEPTGTLPTSIDELEQYSFLKMFALHTIEDSNLLKGRKNERKRRSCCSTERKEYHYGRFDYYEQQFYIVQKRRYNANKRLLYTATSAEKAISARKPWAGGGVTIPPSPPPPSSSSQPVQETPVVEVKPVQLESVSEEELQPENKLCCVVCNQIAGTSNEELRACADCSNNYHLSCHRQVDDVDGETEQKTVPKPAQPAEDGNGGEEANDGQQPPEQSNRCPACLALASIQQ; via the exons ATGGTCAGCGACAGCCAGAAGCGGAAGGCCATCCGGGAGTTCCTCATACCGGACACGCTGAAGGACGACATCGCCTACTGCCAGCGATCTTTGCGGGACTGCGTGAAAGTGCATCAG TATTTCGCCCAACGATACAACAGTTTATCAGCAATACAG CAAGGGCAGGTGAAGCAATACTTGCTCGAGCTGGAGGACGAGATGCGAGCGATCGGGAAGGAGCAGAGCGGGCTGGTGCAGGATCTGGCCCGGCGGCTGAAGCACTTCCAGCGCAAGACGGCCACCGAGAAGCACATCGAGCTCGGCGATGACCTTGCCAACGGTTACGTCGCCTGGGTGCTGTCGAGCCACGCGGAAATACAGTGCAGCGCCGCGTACGTCCCGCACGCCGTCTCGGAGCGGCTGAACGAGAGCCAGCTGTACCAGAAGTATCCGCTGCTGAGCTGCGCCGCGGCAGAGGCGGCCACCACCGCCCAGCCGGAACAGGAGCGAAAGCCAGACACGGTGCGGCTGCGGAAGCGACCGGTGCTGCAGACGTCACTGCTGAAACCCAAGGAGGAGCGTGATCTgctacacaacaacaacaacaccactgCCTTAAAAGAGAAGCCTTCCCCGGCGGCACGATCGCCGCCCTCGTGCACGATGTCAACGCCACCGCCGCCCGTGATGCCCGGCCCGGCCCGGACGGGCAATCGACGCAAAACGCCGCCCGAGCAACCGCTGGTGCCGACAAAAATGCTTCGCTCGCGATCGACTACTCCGGTCGTGGTTACGGTGCTGAAGCAGGAGCCGAAGCAGGAACTGTTGGAGCCGgaaccaccaacaacagcgGTGAACGATACGGAAGATCGTGCAACGCCGCCGATCGTTATCCGCGAGTCGGCTGCGGTGAAGCGGGGCCGTAGCAATCTGCTGCAAGCGCTGAGCAAGgtcaaaacaacacaaaaaccggCGACAAAATCACtgccaccaacagcaacaaccacatCGACAACGAGCCCACCCGGTTCGGCGTCCAAGAGCGCCCGAAACTGTCGGGCCGGTTCGGTAAGCGCTTCGTCCGATTCGTCCAACTCGCGTGCATCGACACCCGGGACGAGCGGCGGCGCTGCTGTCCCGCCGAAGCAAACGGACGAGCCGGTATCGGCCGAACGGTTGCCACCGCTGTCGTTACCCCCGCTGCCACCGGAAGAACCGACCGGCACGCTGCCGACCAGCATCGACGAGCTGGAGCAGTACAGCTTTCTGAAAATGTTCGCCCTGCACACGATCGAGGACAGCAACTTGCTGAAGGGGCGCAAAAACGAGCGCAAGCGtcgcagctgctgcagcacggaGCGGAAGGAGTATCACTACGGCCGGTTCGACTACTACGAGCAGCAGTTTTACATCGTACAGAAGCGCCGGTACAACGCTAACAAGCGGCTGCTGTACACCGCCACGTCGGCGGAGAAAGCGATCAGTGCGCGCAAACCGTGGGCAGGTGGTGGGGTGACGATACCGCCATCACCACCGccgccttcttcttcttcgcagCCGGTGCAGGAAACGCCGGTGGTTGAGGTGAAGCCTGTCCAGCTGGAGAGCGTCTCCGAGGAGGAGCTCCAGCCCGAGAACAAACTGTGCTGCGTCGTGTGCAATCAAATCG CAGGAACCAGCAACGAGGAGCTACGGGCGTGTGCAGACTGTAGCAATAATTATCATCTCAGCTGCCACCGCCAGGTGGACGACGTCGATGGCGAAACAGAACAAAAGACAGTGCCCAAACCCGCCCAGCCCGCCGAGGATGGCAACGGTGGCGAGGAAGCAAATGATGGGCAGCAGCCACCGGAGCAAAGCAACCGGTGCCCGGCATGCCTGGCCTTAGCAAGCATCCAACAATGA
- the LOC120955619 gene encoding uncharacterized protein LOC120955619 isoform X2, which translates to MVSDSQKRKAIREFLIPDTLKDDIAYCQRSLRDCVKVHQYFAQRYNSLSAIQQGQVKQYLLELEDEMRAIGKEQSGLVQDLARRLKHFQRKTATEKHIELGDDLANGYVAWVLSSHAEIQCSAAYVPHAVSERLNESQLYQKYPLLSCAAAEAATTAQPEQERKPDTVRLRKRPVLQTSLLKPKEERDLLHNNNNTTALKEKPSPAARSPPSCTMSTPPPPVMPGPARTGNRRKTPPEQPLVPTKMLRSRSTTPVVVTVLKQEPKQELLEPEPPTTAVNDTEDRATPPIVIRESAAVKRGRSNLLQALSKVKTTQKPATKSLPPTATTTSTTSPPGSASKSARNCRAGSVSASSDSSNSRASTPGTSGGAAVPPKQTDEPVSAERLPPLSLPPLPPEEPTGTLPTSIDELEQYSFLKMFALHTIEDSNLLKGRKNERKRRSCCSTERKEYHYGRFDYYEQQFYIVQKRRYNANKRLLYTATSAEKAISARKPWAGGGVTIPPSPPPPSSSSQPVQETPVVEVKPVQLESVSEEELQPENKLCCVVCNQIGTSNEELRACADCSNNYHLSCHRQVDDVDGETEQKTVPKPAQPAEDGNGGEEANDGQQPPEQSNRCPACLALASIQQ; encoded by the exons ATGGTCAGCGACAGCCAGAAGCGGAAGGCCATCCGGGAGTTCCTCATACCGGACACGCTGAAGGACGACATCGCCTACTGCCAGCGATCTTTGCGGGACTGCGTGAAAGTGCATCAG TATTTCGCCCAACGATACAACAGTTTATCAGCAATACAG CAAGGGCAGGTGAAGCAATACTTGCTCGAGCTGGAGGACGAGATGCGAGCGATCGGGAAGGAGCAGAGCGGGCTGGTGCAGGATCTGGCCCGGCGGCTGAAGCACTTCCAGCGCAAGACGGCCACCGAGAAGCACATCGAGCTCGGCGATGACCTTGCCAACGGTTACGTCGCCTGGGTGCTGTCGAGCCACGCGGAAATACAGTGCAGCGCCGCGTACGTCCCGCACGCCGTCTCGGAGCGGCTGAACGAGAGCCAGCTGTACCAGAAGTATCCGCTGCTGAGCTGCGCCGCGGCAGAGGCGGCCACCACCGCCCAGCCGGAACAGGAGCGAAAGCCAGACACGGTGCGGCTGCGGAAGCGACCGGTGCTGCAGACGTCACTGCTGAAACCCAAGGAGGAGCGTGATCTgctacacaacaacaacaacaccactgCCTTAAAAGAGAAGCCTTCCCCGGCGGCACGATCGCCGCCCTCGTGCACGATGTCAACGCCACCGCCGCCCGTGATGCCCGGCCCGGCCCGGACGGGCAATCGACGCAAAACGCCGCCCGAGCAACCGCTGGTGCCGACAAAAATGCTTCGCTCGCGATCGACTACTCCGGTCGTGGTTACGGTGCTGAAGCAGGAGCCGAAGCAGGAACTGTTGGAGCCGgaaccaccaacaacagcgGTGAACGATACGGAAGATCGTGCAACGCCGCCGATCGTTATCCGCGAGTCGGCTGCGGTGAAGCGGGGCCGTAGCAATCTGCTGCAAGCGCTGAGCAAGgtcaaaacaacacaaaaaccggCGACAAAATCACtgccaccaacagcaacaaccacatCGACAACGAGCCCACCCGGTTCGGCGTCCAAGAGCGCCCGAAACTGTCGGGCCGGTTCGGTAAGCGCTTCGTCCGATTCGTCCAACTCGCGTGCATCGACACCCGGGACGAGCGGCGGCGCTGCTGTCCCGCCGAAGCAAACGGACGAGCCGGTATCGGCCGAACGGTTGCCACCGCTGTCGTTACCCCCGCTGCCACCGGAAGAACCGACCGGCACGCTGCCGACCAGCATCGACGAGCTGGAGCAGTACAGCTTTCTGAAAATGTTCGCCCTGCACACGATCGAGGACAGCAACTTGCTGAAGGGGCGCAAAAACGAGCGCAAGCGtcgcagctgctgcagcacggaGCGGAAGGAGTATCACTACGGCCGGTTCGACTACTACGAGCAGCAGTTTTACATCGTACAGAAGCGCCGGTACAACGCTAACAAGCGGCTGCTGTACACCGCCACGTCGGCGGAGAAAGCGATCAGTGCGCGCAAACCGTGGGCAGGTGGTGGGGTGACGATACCGCCATCACCACCGccgccttcttcttcttcgcagCCGGTGCAGGAAACGCCGGTGGTTGAGGTGAAGCCTGTCCAGCTGGAGAGCGTCTCCGAGGAGGAGCTCCAGCCCGAGAACAAACTGTGCTGCGTCGTGTGCAATCAAATCG GAACCAGCAACGAGGAGCTACGGGCGTGTGCAGACTGTAGCAATAATTATCATCTCAGCTGCCACCGCCAGGTGGACGACGTCGATGGCGAAACAGAACAAAAGACAGTGCCCAAACCCGCCCAGCCCGCCGAGGATGGCAACGGTGGCGAGGAAGCAAATGATGGGCAGCAGCCACCGGAGCAAAGCAACCGGTGCCCGGCATGCCTGGCCTTAGCAAGCATCCAACAATGA